From the Periophthalmus magnuspinnatus isolate fPerMag1 chromosome 1, fPerMag1.2.pri, whole genome shotgun sequence genome, one window contains:
- the rcor3 gene encoding REST corepressor 3: MPGMMDKGSEYMGKGRSNGTKSPSTASNGHCTEDSSDEEHDVGMRVGSDYQASIPDFEPGATKYADKESGGMLVWSPYHCISDSKLDEYIAIAKEKHGYNVEQALGMLFWHKHNIEKSLADLPNFTPFPDEWTVEDKVLFEQAFSFHGKSFHRIQQMLPDKSISSLVKYYYSWKKTRSRTSLMDRQARKLASRSNQEDSDEEMEEANPIEANDSDYDPNKETKKENQPEAPPPGAKLALGRREHQTLTHRHHQRARCRPPKGMYLTQDDVLAVSCSVSAANSLLRGLDLELVSLKRQVQNAKQINSGLKHTLETGIDEFRLPESNQKVNARWTTDEQLLAVQGVRKYGKDFQAIADVIGNKTLGQVKNFFVNYRRRFNLEEVLQEWEAEQGTRAPNGDSATCGEEGKNSAPASGKSTDEEDEEVSSGASPAAASSSSSHPPLSSSSSSLHQPPPLLRPSLPAAPALHRHPPPLQQQARFLQPRSTLQQPPPLIRPSSNQPPPRLNPRPPAAACGTAPGATGGAAPPQDAPAPQASNIH, from the exons ATGCCCGGGATGATGGACAAGGGCTCGGAGTACATGGGCAAAGGCCGCTCTAACGGAACCAAGAGCCCGTCCACGGCCTCCAACGGACATTGCACGGAAGACAGCAGCGACGAGGAGCACG ATGTGGGGATGAGGGTGGGCTCCGACTATCAGGCCTCCATCCCCGACTTTGAACCAGGCGCAACCAAGTACGCGGACAAAGAGAGCGGAGGCATGCTAGTGTGGTCCCCATATCACTGCATCAGCGACTCCAAGT tgGACGAGTACATCGCTATTGCCAAAGAGAAACATGGATACAACGTGGAGCAG GCTCTGGGCATGCTCTTCTGGCACAAGCACAACATCGAGAAGTCTCTGGCTGATCTCCCAAATTTCACTCCGTTTCCAGACGAGTGGACGGTGGAGGACAAGGTTCTGTTTGAGCAGGCCTTCAGCTTCCACGGCAAGAGCTTCCACCGCATACAGCAGATG TTGCCGGATAAATCCATTTCGTCTCTGGTGAAATATTATTATTCGTGGAAGAAGACACGCTCCAGAACCAGCCTCATGGACCGGCAGGCTAGAAAGTTAGCTAGCCGCTCCAACCAGGAAGACAG TGATGAGGAAATGGAGGAAGCCAATCCGATCGAAGCAAACGACAGTGACTACGACCCCAAcaaggaaacaaagaaagag aaCCAGCCCGAGGCCCCTCCTCCAGGGGCTAAACTAGCCCTGGGTCGCAGAGAGCACCAGACACTTACACATCgccaccaccagagggcgcgCTGCAGACCGCCCAAAGGCATGTACCTGACGCAGGACGATGTGTTAGCCGTTAGCTGCTCTGTGTCCGCGGCTAATAGTCTGCTCAGGGGACTGGACCTGGAGCTAGTGTCACTGAAGAGACAG GTGCAGAATGCGAAGCAGATAAACAGTGGACTCAAACACACTCTGGAGACTGGGATTGATGAGTTCAGGCTGCCTGAG AGTAACCAGAAGGTGAACGCTCGCTGGACCACGGACGAGCAGTTGCTGGCCGTTCAGG GTGTGCGTAAATACGGTAAAGATTTCCAGGCGATCGCAGATGTGATCGGGAACAAGACTCTGGGGCAGGTCAAGAACTTCTTTGTGAATTATCGACGCCGCTTTAACCTGGAGGAAGTGCTGCAGGAGTGGGAGGCGGAGCAAGGAACCAGAGCCCCGAATGGAGACAGCGCCACCTgtggagaggaagggaagaacAGCGCCCCGGCTTCAGGCAAAAGCACCGATGAAGAGGACGAAGAG gtcTCGTCTGGCGCGTCCCCGgctgctgcctcctcctcctcctctcacccccctctgtcatcttcctcttcctctcttcaccagcctcctcctctcctccgccctTCACTCCCGGCCGCTCCTGCTCTTCATCgtcaccctcctcctcttcagcagCAGGCTCGCTTCCTCCAACCGCGCTCCACCTTGCAGCAGCCCCCGCCCCTCATCCGGCCCTCATCCAATCAGCCACCTCCGAGGCTCAACCCGAGACCGCCCGCTGCGGCCTGCGGTACCGCCCCAGGAGCCACGGGGGGCGCCGCACCACCACAAGATGCTCCTGCTCCACAGGCTTCAAACattcactaa